The DNA segment CGGCCACGTCTCACCGCTGTTCGACGACGGCAAGGCGGGCAGCAGCATCGGCGCCCCGCGCCGCCGCCGGGCCGTCCGGCTCTCCGAGACCGAGCACGAGACCGACAGCGATCTCGAGGAGTTCCCGCCGCCGCCGATCGGCGCCGTGCGCGTGCGCATCCAGACGGAGGAGACGGTCGCCGACCTGCGCGGCCCGACCGCCTGCGAGGTGATGGACCCCTCCCAGGTGGAGGCGCTGCTCGCCCGGCTCGGCCCGGACCCCGCGGCGGACGACTCGGACGAGGCCCGCGACCGCTTCGTGAACCGCCTGCGCAAGACGGCCACGCCGGTGGGGCTCGTGCTGATGGACCAGTCGGTCGTCAGCGGCATCGGCAACATCTACCGCGCCGAGCTGCTCTACCGCGCCGGCCTCGACCCGCACACGCCCGGCAAGCTGGTCCCGCTCGAGCTCGCCCGCGAGCTCTGGGCCGACTGGGCGCTCCTGCTCGACGACGGCATCCGGACCGGGATGATGATCACCCGCCGGGGCCTGACGAAGACGCAGCGCTCCGCCGCCGTGCGCAGCCGGGCCGAGCGCAACTACGTCTACAAGCGCGAGGGCCTGCCCTGCCGGGTCTGCGGCACGAACGTCCTGCTCGAGGAGATCGGTGCGCGCAAGCTCTACTGGTGCCCGGTGTGCCAGTCGTGACCGCCTGAACCGCTCGTGATGAGCGACGACCGAGAGGACCCCGTGACCCCGAGCCTGCTCCTGCGCACCGCGCGGCTCCTCGGCCGCGACGAGCCGGTGTCCGTGCTGCTCCGCGACGGCCGCATCGAGGCCATCGCTCCGGACGGCACGCTCGACGCCGGCCGGGCGGGCGACGCCGAGGTGCGCGACCTCGACGGCCGCTGGCTGCTGCCCGGGCTCTGGGACGAGCACGTGCACTTCTCGCAGTGGTCGATGACCGCTCCCCGCCTGGACGTCTCGACGGCGCGGTCGGCCGCGGAGACGGTCGAGGCGGTCCGTGCGCGGCTCGCCCTGGCACCGGACTCGCCGGCGACCCTCGTCGGCTTCGGCTTCCGCGACGGGCTCTGGCCCGATCTGCCGACGACGGCGCTGCTCGACGCGGTGGCGCCGGAGCGACCGGTGGTGCTCGTCAGCGGCGACCTGCACTGCGCCTGGGTCAACTCCGCGGCGCTGCGCCGCTACGGCTTCCCCGCGCAGGACGACATCCTCCGCGAGGAGCCCTGCTTCCGCCTCGTCACGGCACTCGGCGCGCTGAGCGACGACGAGCTCGACGAGCTGGCCGACGAGGCGGCGCGCCGCGCGGCCGCTCGCGGAGTCGTCGGCGTCGTCGACCTCGAGATGCGCTGGAACGCGGGGGACTGGACACGGCGGATCGCCCGCGGCACCCGCTCGCTGCGCGTCGACATCGGCGTCTACCGTGACCACCTCGACCGGGCGATCGCGGAGGGGCTGCGCACCGGGGACGAGGTCGAGGGCGGTGAGGGCCTGCTCCGGATGGGTCCGCTCAAGGTGCTGATCGACGGCTCGCTGAACACCCGGACCGCGTACTGCGTGCACCCGTACGCCGGGCACGAGGGCAGCGGCGTCCTCACCGTGGACCCCGCGGAGCTCGACGAGCTGCTCGCGCGTGCGGCCGCGGCGGGCATCCGGCCGACGGTGCACGCGATCGGCGACGCGGCCGCGACGGTCGCGCTCGACGCGCTGGCCAAGGTCGGCGGCGGCCGGATCGAGCACGCGCAGCTGCTCTCGGACGCTGACCTGCCTCGCTTCGCCCGGCTCGGCGTGGTCGCGGGAGTGCAGCCGGCACATGCGCTGGACGACCGTGAGGTCGCCGACCGCTACTGGGAGGGCCGGACGGGCCGGGCCTTCGCGCTGCGCTCGCTGATCGACTCCGGAGCGACGGTCGTGCTCGGCTCGGACGCGCCGGTGGCGCCGCTCGACCCCTGGGTGGCGATCGCCGCCGCCGTCTCCCGCGCCCGGGACGGCGACGAGCCGTGGCACCCGGAGCAGCGCGTCACAGTCGCGGAGGCGCTCGTCGCGTCCACACGGACCCGGCGACTCGCTCCGCAGGTGGGAGACACCGCCGACCTGGTCGCCGTCGAGCGCGACCCGCTCGCCTCCGACGGCGAGCAGCTGCGCTCGATGCCCGTCGCCGCGACGCTGCTCGCCGGACGCGTGACGCACGACGACTGACCAGGGCAGGAACGGACGACGGCCCGCCGGATCCGAGGATCCGACGGGCAGTCGCGGCGCGGGAGGCGCGTGCTCAGCTCTCGCTGACGTGGGCGAAGAGGAACCAGCGGTCCTTCTCGAGGCCGCGGCCGATCTCGATCGCGACGTCCTGGCTGCTCGCATCGATGTCGGCGAGCTCGGCGATCGCGGTGTTGACCGTGGTGATCGCGACGTCCATCAGGCCGATGACCTCGACGATGGCGTTCTCGGAGCGCTGGAAGCCCGGGGTGAGCGGGGCGGTCTGCGTGGCCGAGGCCACGGTCTGGATGCGGGCGTCGACGGGGAGGCCGAGGGCGACGACGCGCTCGGCGGCCAGGTCAGCCCACTCGATCGCGTGGCCGACGACGACGTCGAGCAGCTCGTGCACGCCGATGAAGTTGGCGCCGCGCACGTGCCAGTGCGCCTGCTTGCTGTTGACGGCCAGGGCGGTCATCTCGATGACGACCGGGCTGAGGAACTGGGCGACTCCGGATGCGACATCCGGGTTCGACGAGGTGAGCGACGTGACGGATGCAGTGGACATCGTCTGTTCCTTTCGAGAGGGGGTGACTGATCGTCAACACTACGCCGCAGCCCAGTGTTCGCAAGGAAGTGCAGGCTCGGCTAAGGCGGGAGAAGGGGAGCCTGGCCTGTGCCGGCCCGCCACGTGCAGCGCGCTTCCGAGGCGGAACCGGGGGTCAGCCCCCGCGTCACCGCGAAGGGCCGCCGGTACCCTCGAGAGGATGTCCGCGCACCCGCGAGGACCGGGGGAGGAGGCTCGCGTGACTGCAGCGCCGACCGCCCTCGGCGAGGCCTCCGCCGCCTACCTCCGGCTCTGGCGCGAGCTGCCCCGCGAGGCCCTGTCGCTCCTGCTCGCCGTGCCGCTGGCGCTGGCGGGTGCGTTCGCCACCGGAGTCGCCCTCGCCCTGGGCCTCGGCCTGATCGGCGTGCTGATCGGCGCGGTCTTCCTCCCGCTGGCGCTGCACACCGCCCGGGGCTTCGCTCGGGCGACCCGAGCGCTCGACCGACTCGCAGGCCGCCCGCGGATCGACGAGCCGCAGTGGCGCCGCCCGCCCGCCTCGGTCGCGCCCGCCACCTTCGCCCTCTACGGCCCGGTCGTCGACGGGCACTACTGGCTCGCGCTGCTGCACACGCTCGTCGTGGCGCCGCTGCTCGCGCTCGTCTTCGCCGCGGTCCTCGGGCTCTGGAGCTGGGCCGGCCTCGGCTCGCTGACGGCGCTGCTCGCCGGCGACTCCTCGGCGATCGTCCGGCTCGTCTCCGGGCAGTCGAGCGCAGTCCTCGGCGTCGCCGGGCCGCCCACGGCCTTCCTGGTGCTGGCCGACGTCGCGCTCGTCGTCCTGTTCCTCGCGACGCTGCCGTTCGTCACCCGCGGGCTCACCCTCGCGCGATTCCTGGTCGATCGGCTGCTGCTCGGGCCCTGGGGCTCGGAGGCGCTGCAGCGCGAGGTCGCGGAGCTCAGCGTCTCCCGCGGCGCGGCGGTCGCCGCCGAGGACCGGGCGCTGCGCCGGCTCGAGCGCGACATCCACGACGGTCCGCAGCAGCGGCTGATCCGGGTGCAGATGGACCTCGGATCGGCTCTCAACCGGGTGCGCTCCGATCCCGACTCCGCGGCGGCGCTGATCGACGAGGCGCGCGAGCACGTCCGCTCGGCGCTCGACGAGCTGCGCGCGCTCTCCCGGGGAGTCGCACCGCCGATCCTGCAGGACCGCGGCTTCACCGCTGCGGTGCACTCGCTGGCGGTCATGAGCCCGGTGCCCGTCGAGGTGCTGGTCGAGCATCCGGTGGCGGAGGTGCCGCCCGAGGTCGAGCGCAGCGTCTACTTCGTCGTCGCCGAGCTGCTCGCGAACGCGTCGAAGCACGCGTCGGCCCGCTCGATCCGCGTGCACCTCGACGTGCGGGGGACGGGCGGACCGGAGCGCTGGCTGGACGTCTGGGTCGTCGACGACGGCGTCGGCGGCGCCTCGCCCCTGCCCGGTCACGGTCTCGAGGGGGTCGCCGGGCGCGTCAGCGGGCTGCGCGGGCTGTTCACCGTCGATTCGCCCCCGGGCGGCCCGACCACGGTGGGTGTGCACGTGCCGTTCCTGCCCGCACCGCCGCCCGCCCTATCCTGAGGGCGTGCCGCCCGCCTCACCGATCCGTGTCGCCCTCGCCGAGGACTCCGTCCTCCTGCGCGAGGGCCTGGTCCGACTGTTCGAGGACGCCGGCTTCTCCGTCGTCGGAGCCCACGGCGACGCTGAGGGGCTGCTCGCGGCCGTCGCCGCGGAGCCGTCCTCGGTGGACGTGGCCGTGCTCGACGTCCGCATGCCGCCCACCTTCCGCGACGAGGGCGTCCGCGCGGCACTCGACCTCCGGCGCCTGCACCCGCGGATCGCCGTGCTCCTGCTCAGCCAGTACGTCGAGGTGACCTACGCGCACGAGCTGCTCGGCTCGGGCGAGGGCGGCATGGGCTACCTGCTCAAGGACCGCGTCGCCTCGGTGGAGGAGCTGCGCGACGCCGTCGAGCGCGTCGCCGCGGGCGGGACGGTGCTCGATCCGCAGGTCGTCGCCTCGCTGCTCCAGCGCAACCGCGACCCGCTGGCGCTCCTGACCCCGCGCGAGCGCGAGGTGCTCGAGGCGATGGCCGAGGGGCGCACGAACGCAGGCATCGCCGCCGCGCTCTTCATCGGCGTCGGCGCGGTCGAGAAGAACGTCACCTCGATCTTCCAGAAGCTCGGACTCGAGGACTCCGGCTCGGACCACCGCCGCGTGCTCGCCGTCCTGGCCTGGCTCCGCGCCGCCCGCTGAGCCGGCAATCAGTCGCACCGCGTCTCGCCGGTGGGCCCCTCCATGCTGGTCGAGTAGCCGCGGAGCGGCGTATCGAGACCCGCCGTCGTCAGCAGGGCGGGTCTGCAGACTCCTGTCCTGACGCTGGTGGATCTCGATGCGCCCGCTGCGCGGGCTGCTCGATCAGCACGGGCCTCCGACGCGGAAGAGACAGTCCCCGCGCCTACTTCAGTGCCGCGCGCTCCGTGTCGTAGAGCGCCTTGACCTGGTCGGCGGTGAGGGCCGTGTCCCAGACCCGGATCTTCGCGAAGGTGCCCTTCGCGTAGTTGCCGGGGCCGGAGGTGAGCTCGACCGCGCCGACCGTGAAGTCGCCGGCGTTCGGGTTCAGGCCCTCGGTGAAGAGGTAGGGGTTCTTCGCGTAGGTCGCGCCCTTGTTGTCCACGAAGCGCGGGTAGGCGACGGAGGTGCCGTCCAGGTAGGAGACGGCGTAGGTGCCGTCGTACGTGCCCACGTGCAGCTGCCAGGTGTACCGAGTGAACTTGTTCCCCGAGGCCGAGTAGTCGCGCGAATACGGGTAGCCGGGCGTCGGCCCACCGGTGCGCGAGACGTGGAAGGCCGATCGCTCGTCGCCGCCGTAGAGGCCGAGGTCGTAGAAGAGACCGTAGGAGCGGCCCGCGCGCTCGCCGTGCTCGTTCCAGGCGCCGGCGACGTAGCCGGTGCTGTCGTCGGTCATGTAGACCCAGCTCGCGACGGTGACCGCGTTGCCCGTGGCGCCGATCGTCAGGCGACCCGCCGACTCCTGCGGCACCCGGAGGAAGCTCGTCCCGGTCATCGAGATCCCGGAGCCCCAGGGCGTCGAGGTGGTCGTGGCCTTGGTCTTGCCCGCCTGGAGCAGCGGCAGGTCGTTCGCGGTGGAGTAGTACGGCGCGGCGGACTGGGTGAAGTCCCACTGCGCGAGCGGCGCCGGGACGCCGGGCACGGTGGGGGGAGTGGTGGGCGTCGCCGTGGGGGTCGGCGTCGCGGTCGGAGTGGCCGTGGGGGTCGCGGTCGGAGTGGCCGTGGGGGTCGCGGTCGGCGTCGCGGTGGCGGTCGGCGTCGCCGTGGGCGTCGGGGTCCTCGTCGGGGTCGCGGTGGGAGTCGGAGTCGCGGTCGGCGTCGTCGTCGGTGCCGTGGCCGAGACGGTCAGCGCGATCGAGCCGCTGCTGCCGATGTTGCCGGCGGCGTCGCGGGCCTTGGCGATGATCACGTGCGAGGTCACGGCGAGGCTCGAGGTGGTGAGCGACCAGTCGCCGGAGGCCTGCTGCACGGCGTTCCCGACCCGGGTGGAGCCGGACCAGAAGGAGAGAGCGGTGACTCCGATGTCGTCCGACGCGGTGGCGACGAGCGTCACGGTCCGCGGGACGGTGCTCCCGGTGGCGGGCGAGGTGATGCGCGCGGTCGGCTTCGTCGTGTCGGGCTTCGGCGAGCCCGTGGCGGTCGGCGTGGCGCTGGGGCTCGGCGCGGTCGTCGGGCTCGCGGTCGGCGAGGGGGTGGTCGTCGCGGTGGGCGTCGCCGACGGGACCGGGGTCTGCGTGGGGGAGGGACTCGTCGTCGGAACGGGGGTCGAGCCGGTGTTCTGCACGGTGACGCGCATGGCGGCACTGTTGCCGATGTTCCCCGCCGCGTCCTTGCCCTTGGCCACGAAGACGTGCGAGCCCTCGGCCAGCGTCCGCGTGTCGAGCGGAAGCGTCCAGACGCCCGCCTGCACGGTGGCGTAGCCCAGACGGCGGGTGCCCTCCCAGAACGAGAGCTGGGTGGTCCCGACCGCGTCCGTCGCGGTCGCCGCGAGGGAGATCGTCCCCGCGACCGTCGATCCGCTCACCGGAGCGGTGATGCTCACGACCGGCTTCACCGTGTCGGCGGCGGCGCTCGCCGAGCTGCCGGGCGCGGTGGCCACCATCGGCACCAGGAGGAGGGCTGCGAGCGCTCCCATGATCGTCGCCCGTGCGGTACGTCGTCGCATTGCCGTCCCCTTGTTCCGTCGGTCACGGAAATCCCCCCGGACCGGGGTCAGCCTAGGTCGTGCCGCCTCCTCCGCGCGTGCCCCGGACGGGGACAGATCGTGATCGGAGTCCGACGACCGGCCAGGATCGCCGCCCGGGCGGTGCCCGACGCCCCTGCGACACCGGGATCCGGCGACCGCGGAGTCCGCCGAGGAGGAGGACCGATCGCATGGCAGCAGGAGCGCACCCGGACGCCCGATTGATCGCTCTGCCGGGCGGATCCCCGGTCGTCGCCGACTCGGCCTGGGTGGCCCCGGGCGCGACCCTCGTCGGGGCGGTGGAGCTGGAGGAGGAGTCGAGCGTCTGGTACGGCGCCGTCCTCCGCGCGGAGAGGGCGCGCATCCGGATCGGCCGCGGCAGCAACCTGCAGGACGGCGTGATCGTGCACGTGGACGAGGGCTTCGACGCGACCCTCGGCTCGGGTGTCTCGGTCGGGCACAACGCCGTGCTGCACGGCTGCACCCTCGAGTCCGACGTGCTCGTCGGGATGAACGCGACCGTCCTCAACGGGGCGGTGATCGGCTCCGGGTCGCTCGTCGCCGCCGGCGCCGTGGTGCTCGAGGGCACCGTCGTGCCGCCGGGCTCCCTCGTCGCCGGCGTTCCGGCGAAGGTGCGCCGCGAGCTGTCCGAGCAGGAGCGGGACGGGATCCGCCGCAACGCCGCGTCCTACCTCGTCCTGGCCGAGCTGCACCGGGGAGCGGCCGGCGCCGGGACCGACTGAGGCGGTCAGGGAGCGCCAGGGGACCGATCGGCGCCAGAAGTTTCCGCCTGTGGGGTGAGCGTCTCTACCGTTCGGGAACAGGTTCCGCCGCGGCACTCCCGGTGCGCGGTCGCCGCCCTCGGATCGACGGCTCGCCGGTCGATCGGACACCTCTGTCTCCGTCCCACTCTTCCCGAGGAGAATCGTGTCCCCGCACCGACCCCGCCGTTCCCCCCTGATCGTCCTCGGCCTCGCCGCGGCCGTGCTCGCGGGAGGGGCGATCGCCC comes from the Rathayibacter festucae DSM 15932 genome and includes:
- a CDS encoding Fpg/Nei family DNA glycosylase, which produces MPEGHSVHRIALQFERDIVGHAVATSSPQGRFAEGAALLDGRTVLESTAVGKHLLLRFEGDATLHVHLGLYGAWDFLGHVSPLFDDGKAGSSIGAPRRRRAVRLSETEHETDSDLEEFPPPPIGAVRVRIQTEETVADLRGPTACEVMDPSQVEALLARLGPDPAADDSDEARDRFVNRLRKTATPVGLVLMDQSVVSGIGNIYRAELLYRAGLDPHTPGKLVPLELARELWADWALLLDDGIRTGMMITRRGLTKTQRSAAVRSRAERNYVYKREGLPCRVCGTNVLLEEIGARKLYWCPVCQS
- a CDS encoding amidohydrolase, with the translated sequence MSDDREDPVTPSLLLRTARLLGRDEPVSVLLRDGRIEAIAPDGTLDAGRAGDAEVRDLDGRWLLPGLWDEHVHFSQWSMTAPRLDVSTARSAAETVEAVRARLALAPDSPATLVGFGFRDGLWPDLPTTALLDAVAPERPVVLVSGDLHCAWVNSAALRRYGFPAQDDILREEPCFRLVTALGALSDDELDELADEAARRAAARGVVGVVDLEMRWNAGDWTRRIARGTRSLRVDIGVYRDHLDRAIAEGLRTGDEVEGGEGLLRMGPLKVLIDGSLNTRTAYCVHPYAGHEGSGVLTVDPAELDELLARAAAAGIRPTVHAIGDAAATVALDALAKVGGGRIEHAQLLSDADLPRFARLGVVAGVQPAHALDDREVADRYWEGRTGRAFALRSLIDSGATVVLGSDAPVAPLDPWVAIAAAVSRARDGDEPWHPEQRVTVAEALVASTRTRRLAPQVGDTADLVAVERDPLASDGEQLRSMPVAATLLAGRVTHDD
- a CDS encoding Dps family protein; amino-acid sequence: MSTASVTSLTSSNPDVASGVAQFLSPVVIEMTALAVNSKQAHWHVRGANFIGVHELLDVVVGHAIEWADLAAERVVALGLPVDARIQTVASATQTAPLTPGFQRSENAIVEVIGLMDVAITTVNTAIAELADIDASSQDVAIEIGRGLEKDRWFLFAHVSES
- a CDS encoding sensor histidine kinase, coding for MTAAPTALGEASAAYLRLWRELPREALSLLLAVPLALAGAFATGVALALGLGLIGVLIGAVFLPLALHTARGFARATRALDRLAGRPRIDEPQWRRPPASVAPATFALYGPVVDGHYWLALLHTLVVAPLLALVFAAVLGLWSWAGLGSLTALLAGDSSAIVRLVSGQSSAVLGVAGPPTAFLVLADVALVVLFLATLPFVTRGLTLARFLVDRLLLGPWGSEALQREVAELSVSRGAAVAAEDRALRRLERDIHDGPQQRLIRVQMDLGSALNRVRSDPDSAAALIDEAREHVRSALDELRALSRGVAPPILQDRGFTAAVHSLAVMSPVPVEVLVEHPVAEVPPEVERSVYFVVAELLANASKHASARSIRVHLDVRGTGGPERWLDVWVVDDGVGGASPLPGHGLEGVAGRVSGLRGLFTVDSPPGGPTTVGVHVPFLPAPPPALS
- a CDS encoding response regulator transcription factor — encoded protein: MPPASPIRVALAEDSVLLREGLVRLFEDAGFSVVGAHGDAEGLLAAVAAEPSSVDVAVLDVRMPPTFRDEGVRAALDLRRLHPRIAVLLLSQYVEVTYAHELLGSGEGGMGYLLKDRVASVEELRDAVERVAAGGTVLDPQVVASLLQRNRDPLALLTPREREVLEAMAEGRTNAGIAAALFIGVGAVEKNVTSIFQKLGLEDSGSDHRRVLAVLAWLRAAR
- a CDS encoding Ig-like domain-containing protein codes for the protein MRRRTARATIMGALAALLLVPMVATAPGSSASAAADTVKPVVSITAPVSGSTVAGTISLAATATDAVGTTQLSFWEGTRRLGYATVQAGVWTLPLDTRTLAEGSHVFVAKGKDAAGNIGNSAAMRVTVQNTGSTPVPTTSPSPTQTPVPSATPTATTTPSPTASPTTAPSPSATPTATGSPKPDTTKPTARITSPATGSTVPRTVTLVATASDDIGVTALSFWSGSTRVGNAVQQASGDWSLTTSSLAVTSHVIIAKARDAAGNIGSSGSIALTVSATAPTTTPTATPTPTATPTRTPTPTATPTATATPTATPTATPTATPTATPTATPTPTATPTTPPTVPGVPAPLAQWDFTQSAAPYYSTANDLPLLQAGKTKATTTSTPWGSGISMTGTSFLRVPQESAGRLTIGATGNAVTVASWVYMTDDSTGYVAGAWNEHGERAGRSYGLFYDLGLYGGDERSAFHVSRTGGPTPGYPYSRDYSASGNKFTRYTWQLHVGTYDGTYAVSYLDGTSVAYPRFVDNKGATYAKNPYLFTEGLNPNAGDFTVGAVELTSGPGNYAKGTFAKIRVWDTALTADQVKALYDTERAALK
- a CDS encoding gamma carbonic anhydrase family protein; protein product: MAAGAHPDARLIALPGGSPVVADSAWVAPGATLVGAVELEEESSVWYGAVLRAERARIRIGRGSNLQDGVIVHVDEGFDATLGSGVSVGHNAVLHGCTLESDVLVGMNATVLNGAVIGSGSLVAAGAVVLEGTVVPPGSLVAGVPAKVRRELSEQERDGIRRNAASYLVLAELHRGAAGAGTD